A window of Aerococcus urinae contains these coding sequences:
- the polA gene encoding DNA polymerase I, with the protein MSKQEKLLLFDGSSLAFRAFFAMHDLNRFKNNKGLHTNALYAFHLMLTHVLEKEKPSHALVAWDAGKTTFRTEYYPEYKGGRDKTPQEFVEQMPYFNKLLDAFGIAHYELANYEADDIIGTLSQRGAEAGMDVVIISGDKDLIQLARDQVRVDINRKGVTNIDSYTPQSIQADQGISPEQLIDVKGLMGDNSDNYPGVTGIGEKTALKLIQEFGSMEEVYANIDQVSGKKRKENLVKDKDQAFLSKKLARIILDAPVEKSLTDLKCQGIQAQDLVNFYREMNFKQFMEKFLANSGADADFELEDSSWQVPEYQVLDQLEAKHFTQDQTALYLEMFENNYHEGELIYVVWGNKDNIYLASPDLVRESQAFKNWIEDPHAKKVLYDAKRSQVILKDLGMDLEGVSDDVLIASYLIHARDLSGDVANVAREFNLDYLAYDSEVYGKGKKVAVPEDKTRLYDHLVAKVSVINDLLPIIKDRLEADEMVELYQKIELPLAQVLAKMEIMGISVDRSRLVGLSQSYEEQLDQLQEEIYREAGVEFNINSTQQLSKILFEDMGLKGGKKTKSGNYSTAQSELEKLQGVPIIDLILAYRQLAKLQSTYVQGILDYIHQDGKVHSRFIQTLTTTGRLSSADPNLQNIPIRTEEGRKIRQAFVPSHTDWVIFSSDYSQIELRVLAHVSGDPHLQEAFKENKDIHTATAAKVFHKDEKDISKDERRQAKAVNFGIVYGISDYGLSQNLSISRQEAKAFIDKYFEIYPKVAEYMDKSVEIAREAGYAKTLFNRRRYLPDLKAKNYNVRSFAERTAMNSPIQGTAADIIKVAMVEMDQALKEHQLQANLLLQVHDELIFEVAKEDLEDLAALVKEVMENAVSLDVPLIVDSNYGSTWYDAK; encoded by the coding sequence TTGTCAAAGCAAGAAAAATTATTGCTATTCGATGGCTCATCATTAGCCTTTCGGGCTTTTTTTGCCATGCATGATTTAAATCGTTTTAAAAATAATAAAGGGCTACATACCAATGCACTATATGCTTTTCACTTGATGTTGACCCACGTCTTAGAAAAAGAAAAGCCTAGCCATGCCCTGGTGGCTTGGGATGCTGGTAAGACCACTTTTCGAACCGAGTATTATCCTGAATATAAGGGTGGTCGGGATAAAACGCCACAAGAATTTGTAGAACAGATGCCTTATTTTAATAAATTGCTGGATGCATTTGGTATTGCCCACTATGAATTAGCGAATTACGAAGCGGATGATATCATCGGTACCCTGTCCCAAAGAGGCGCAGAGGCCGGGATGGATGTGGTCATTATTTCAGGGGACAAGGACTTGATTCAACTAGCTAGAGACCAGGTTAGGGTAGATATTAACCGCAAGGGGGTTACTAATATCGATTCCTATACCCCCCAATCCATCCAAGCAGACCAAGGGATAAGCCCTGAACAGCTCATTGATGTTAAGGGATTGATGGGCGATAATTCCGATAATTATCCTGGCGTGACTGGGATTGGGGAGAAGACTGCCTTGAAATTAATTCAGGAATTTGGTTCCATGGAAGAGGTCTATGCCAATATCGACCAAGTCTCCGGGAAAAAACGTAAGGAAAACTTAGTCAAGGATAAGGACCAGGCCTTTTTATCCAAAAAATTAGCCCGAATTATTCTTGATGCCCCAGTTGAAAAATCTCTGACAGACTTAAAATGCCAAGGCATTCAGGCTCAAGATTTGGTTAACTTTTATCGTGAGATGAACTTCAAGCAATTTATGGAAAAATTCTTAGCTAACTCTGGGGCTGACGCTGACTTTGAATTAGAGGATTCCAGCTGGCAAGTCCCTGAGTATCAAGTCCTTGACCAGCTTGAAGCTAAGCACTTCACCCAAGACCAAACAGCCCTCTACCTAGAAATGTTCGAAAATAATTACCATGAAGGGGAGTTAATCTACGTTGTTTGGGGGAATAAGGATAATATCTACTTGGCCTCTCCAGACCTGGTGAGGGAAAGCCAAGCTTTCAAAAATTGGATTGAAGATCCCCATGCTAAAAAGGTCCTCTATGATGCTAAGCGCAGCCAAGTGATCTTAAAAGACTTGGGGATGGACTTAGAGGGGGTTAGTGATGATGTCCTTATCGCTTCCTATCTCATCCATGCACGTGATTTAAGTGGCGATGTGGCTAATGTGGCACGAGAATTCAATTTGGATTATCTAGCCTATGATAGTGAAGTCTATGGGAAAGGCAAGAAAGTGGCGGTTCCTGAAGATAAAACCCGTCTTTATGACCACCTGGTGGCTAAGGTATCCGTCATTAATGACCTACTACCCATTATTAAAGACCGTCTCGAAGCGGATGAGATGGTCGAACTTTACCAAAAAATTGAACTCCCTCTAGCCCAAGTTCTAGCTAAAATGGAAATTATGGGGATTTCCGTTGACCGCAGCAGGCTGGTAGGTTTATCCCAGTCTTATGAAGAGCAACTTGACCAGCTGCAAGAAGAAATCTACCGAGAAGCCGGGGTTGAATTTAATATTAATTCTACCCAACAGTTGAGCAAGATTCTCTTCGAAGATATGGGCCTAAAGGGTGGCAAGAAAACCAAGTCCGGTAATTATTCAACGGCCCAATCGGAATTGGAAAAATTACAAGGGGTGCCCATCATTGATTTGATCCTAGCCTATCGCCAATTAGCTAAGCTCCAATCCACTTATGTTCAAGGAATCCTCGATTACATCCACCAAGATGGCAAGGTACACAGTCGTTTCATTCAAACCCTAACGACGACCGGGCGCTTAAGTTCAGCCGATCCGAACTTACAAAATATTCCTATCCGTACCGAAGAGGGGCGTAAAATTCGCCAAGCCTTTGTGCCTTCTCATACGGACTGGGTCATTTTCTCATCGGACTATTCGCAAATTGAATTACGTGTCCTTGCCCATGTTTCTGGTGACCCCCATCTCCAAGAAGCCTTTAAAGAAAATAAGGATATCCACACCGCTACAGCGGCCAAAGTCTTCCATAAAGATGAAAAGGACATTAGTAAGGATGAAAGACGTCAAGCCAAGGCAGTTAATTTTGGAATTGTTTACGGGATTAGTGACTATGGTCTCAGTCAAAACCTCTCGATTTCTCGTCAAGAGGCCAAGGCCTTTATTGATAAATATTTTGAAATTTACCCTAAAGTGGCCGAATATATGGACAAGAGTGTGGAAATTGCCCGTGAGGCCGGTTACGCTAAGACTCTCTTTAACCGTCGCCGTTACCTCCCTGACTTAAAGGCTAAAAATTATAATGTTCGGTCCTTTGCCGAAAGAACCGCAATGAATTCGCCAATTCAAGGAACGGCAGCCGATATTATTAAGGTAGCCATGGTTGAGATGGATCAAGCCTTAAAGGAACATCAACTTCAAGCGAATCTTCTCCTCCAAGTCCACGATGAGTTAATTTTTGAAGTAGCCAAAGAGGACTTAGAAGACTTAGCTGCCTTAGTTAAAGAGGTCATGGAAAATGCAGTTTCCTTAGACGTCCCATTAATTGTTGATAGTAACTACGGGTCCACTTGGTATGATGCCAAGTAG
- the mutM gene encoding DNA-formamidopyrimidine glycosylase, translating to MPELPEVENVRRGLNRVLPQAQIQDVEVKWAKIINCPAQVFRQAMQGETFERVDRYGKYLFFYWSDYAWISHLRMEGKYFVCARQTPVLKHSHLICHLRDGRDLRYHDVRKFGRISLFSRQDMPQAIKNLKLGPEPWDISLDQFQKILAASKRPIKSLLLDQQKIAGIGNIYADESLFQAGIYPGRLANSLTDQETLLLLEAMRDILSRAVDLGGSSVRTYQNTLGEDGQYQNYLKVYQRQGQACLNCGRTIEKIKLGQRGTHFCPNCQK from the coding sequence ATGCCAGAGTTACCTGAAGTAGAAAATGTGAGACGGGGGCTTAATAGAGTCCTTCCTCAAGCCCAAATACAGGATGTGGAAGTAAAATGGGCAAAGATTATTAATTGTCCAGCCCAAGTCTTTCGCCAAGCCATGCAAGGGGAGACCTTTGAACGAGTCGACCGTTATGGAAAATACCTGTTTTTTTATTGGAGCGATTACGCCTGGATTAGCCATCTGCGGATGGAAGGCAAGTATTTTGTCTGCGCTAGGCAGACACCGGTTTTAAAGCATAGTCACCTCATCTGTCACTTGCGTGATGGCAGGGACTTACGCTATCATGATGTGCGTAAATTTGGTCGGATATCCTTATTTTCTCGCCAAGATATGCCCCAAGCTATTAAAAATTTAAAACTCGGTCCAGAACCCTGGGATATCAGCTTGGATCAATTCCAAAAAATATTAGCGGCATCCAAGCGACCCATTAAATCATTATTACTGGACCAGCAAAAGATTGCCGGAATTGGTAATATTTATGCTGATGAATCTCTATTTCAAGCGGGAATTTATCCAGGTCGGCTAGCCAATTCGTTGACTGACCAAGAGACCTTGCTCCTATTAGAAGCTATGCGAGATATACTGAGTCGAGCGGTAGACTTAGGCGGCTCTAGTGTGCGGACCTATCAGAACACCTTAGGGGAGGACGGTCAATATCAAAATTATCTCAAAGTTTACCAGCGCCAGGGCCAAGCCTGTTTAAATTGTGGAAGAACCATTGAGAAAATTAAGTTAGGACAGCGAGGGACGCATTTTTGTCCCAATTGTCAGAAATAA